AGACATCTCGCGAGCGCCGGTCATGCGTGCTGCCCTAACCAATAACGGCGGTGGCTTCGATTTCCACGAGCAGCGTGGGGAGCGCGAGTCCGGCCACCTTCACCATCGTCTGCGGAGGGCTCTGGACATCGCCCGTGACCTCTTTGATCGCACGCGCGATCGTGCCGGGCTCGCCAAGCTCCGTCGCGTAGACGGTGCGTCGCACGATGTCGTGCCACGTTGCACCGACCGCGTCCATGGCGATCTTGAGGTTGTTCATGCACGCGATCACCTGGGCTCGCAGGTCGCCTTCGCCGATGACGTTTCCGTCGGCGTCGAACGCCACCTGTCCGGCGAAGTGAATGACTGTCTGCCCCGTTCCAATCGCAACGTGTGTGTAGGCGTCAAGAGCTTTGAGGCCGGCGGGGTTGATCAATATGCGACCCATCGTGATTCCTTCCGTAGAGGCGCCGCCGCTGGCGACCCCGAGGGTTCGGATCCGGAAGGTCCGGTCGGCGTCGTTGCGTGCGTTGAATTCCAACTGGCCAAGATTGTACACACTTTTGGTTGCACGGTATGACGCAGTGATAGTTCGATGGGGTGTCGATCGTGGGCCGGTGGCGCCGCCAGCGTTGCTCGGGAAGCGTCAGCCTGATGTGACCCCGGCGCACACATTCCGAGGCTGATGTGCCGTTATGGAACGGTTGTCTCGCTGCCCTCGAGCGGGAGCGGTTCTCGTCCCGGCGCTCCTGCTATTCCTCGAGGCTCGCGAGAATGAGGTCACCTGAACTAAGGACGTGTTCCATGATTGCCCGCCGGGCGCGAGCCGCGTCGCCGGCCTCGATCGCCTCGCGGATCGCGCGGTGCTGCTCGACATTGCGCCTCATCGAGCGAATGTCCCGACTCAGTTCATTCCAGGTCAGGTTGCGCGGAAGCTGGTGGTGAATCCAGGCGAGTGCCGACGCCAGCGTGTGGTTGCGCGCGGCCTGCAGGATGATCTCGTGAAACTCGTCGTTGGCCTGCGTCCATCGCTGTCGGCCGGCGTCGAGGCTCACATTGTCTTGGGCAACCTCGCGGACGGCGGCCTCGAAGAGTTCCTCCGCGGCGCGGAGGCGATCGATCTGCTCTTGGGTCGCGAACGTTGTGGCGAGTTCCACCGCGAGTCCCTCGAGTTCCGCACGCACGCGGTAGCCCTCTTGGACTTCTCGTGCGGACGGAACCCGGATGCGCGCGCCGCGATTTGGGATCATCTCGGCGATTCCTGTTGCGCTGAGGGATTGGATC
The Diaminobutyricimonas sp. LJ205 genome window above contains:
- a CDS encoding RidA family protein, with translation MEFNARNDADRTFRIRTLGVASGGASTEGITMGRILINPAGLKALDAYTHVAIGTGQTVIHFAGQVAFDADGNVIGEGDLRAQVIACMNNLKIAMDAVGATWHDIVRRTVYATELGEPGTIARAIKEVTGDVQSPPQTMVKVAGLALPTLLVEIEATAVIG
- a CDS encoding GntR family transcriptional regulator — translated: MSTQVTKTRDDGQADDGVGLSDRIAAELSRRVSSGELPLGTWLRQNKIAEEFGTSRTPVREAIQSLSATGIAEMIPNRGARIRVPSAREVQEGYRVRAELEGLAVELATTFATQEQIDRLRAAEELFEAAVREVAQDNVSLDAGRQRWTQANDEFHEIILQAARNHTLASALAWIHHQLPRNLTWNELSRDIRSMRRNVEQHRAIREAIEAGDAARARRAIMEHVLSSGDLILASLEE